The DNA region ATATTGGCAATGGCAAAGCTTAGCTTCCGTAGTTTGTTTTCGTAACGTTTGGGCGTCCATTTTCGTCTGGTATTGGGTAAAAAAGCCTCGTCGTTAATCAGGTGGTCGTCGGTAACGTCAAAGAGGTTTTCGAGGTTGTAAAACGCAATGGTCTGTAAATCGTCACGAACGGGAATATTGGATAAATCTTCAATCATTCACCAAAAATAGACTTTAAGATATAAAAAAGAAAATGCAGTTATTTATGTAACTTTGCGTACATTACAGAAAAGAGATTTATGGGTTTAGAAAAGGCAGTTTTAATAGGAATTGTTACTAAAGATCAAGACGAAGAAAAATTAAAGGAATATCTGGACGAGCTGGAGTTTTTAACCTATACGGCCGGTGGCGATGCCATTAAGCGGTTTACGCAAAAAATGGACATGCCCAACCCGAAAACTTTCATTGGGACGGGAAAAATGGAAGAGGTTCGTCAGTTTATAAAGGACAACGATATCGATACCGCTATTTTTGATGATGAACTTTCGGCGGCACAAGAGCGTAACATCAGTAAAATTCTGAATGTAAAAGTATTGGATAGAACGAATTTGATTCTCGATATTTTCGCCCAGCGCGCCCAAACGAGTTATGCCCGTACCCAAGTGGAACTGGCGCAGTGCGAATATTTGCTGCCCCGACTGCGTGGTATGTGGACGCACTTGGAACGTCAAAAAGGGGGTATTGGAATGCGCGGTCCCGGTGAAACCGAAATAGAAACCGATAGACGTATTGTGCGCGACAAAATAGCCTTGTTGAAAAAGCGTATTGAAACCATCGATAAGCAAATGGCCGTGCAACGTGGCAACCGCGGAAAAATGGTGCGTGTGGCTTTGGTGGGTTACACCAACGTAGGAAAATCGACCTTGATGAACGTGATTAGCAAAAGCGAGGTGTTTGCTGAAAACAAACTGTTCGCAACGCTCGATACTACCGTGCGCAAAGTGGTGATTCAAAACCTGCCCTTTTTGTTGAGCGACACGGTAGGGTTTATTAGAAAGCTGCCCACACAATTGGTTGAGAGTTTTAAAAGTACCTTGGATGAGGTGCGCGAGGCTGATTTGCTATTGCACGTGGTAGATATTTCGCATGCTAATTTTGAGGAACATATCGATTCGGTAAACAAAATTTTGGGTGAAATAGATAGTAGCGATAAGCCCACTATTATGGTGTTCAATAAAATTGATGCCTATGAACCCGAACCTATCGATGAAGATGATTTGGAAACCGAACGCAATGAAAAACACTACACGCTTGCCGAGTGGAAAAAAACCTGGATGAACAAGGTAGGAAACAATGCTTTGTTTATTTCGGCGTTAAATAAACAGAACTTGGAAGATTTCAAAAAACGGGTGTACGATGAGGTTAGGGAAATCCACGTGACGCGTTTTCCGTACAACCACTTTTTGTATCCCGATTACGAGGAGGAAAGTTAGGCTTGGAAAGAAGTTTTGTAATTATGTCCTTTTTGGTTATTCAATGAAGTAGTGCCAATGTCACCTTAAGCTGAGTCGAAAGGTTATTAAATAATGTTGTTTTTATAGGTTTCGATTTTAGTTTATCTTGAGCGAAGCCGAAAGACTCAACCTGACACTAATTGAGTTTATTATTTATGAACAGGATTTTAAACCTACTTAAAAACAAATGGATTAAATGGTCGCTCATTTTGGCTGTTACGGTTGTTGGTTTTTTCATCGTGTTGTATTTCAGTATTTATTTGGGTGTTTTCGGGAGTATCCCGACTAAAGA from Tamlana crocina includes:
- the hflX gene encoding GTPase HflX, which gives rise to MGLEKAVLIGIVTKDQDEEKLKEYLDELEFLTYTAGGDAIKRFTQKMDMPNPKTFIGTGKMEEVRQFIKDNDIDTAIFDDELSAAQERNISKILNVKVLDRTNLILDIFAQRAQTSYARTQVELAQCEYLLPRLRGMWTHLERQKGGIGMRGPGETEIETDRRIVRDKIALLKKRIETIDKQMAVQRGNRGKMVRVALVGYTNVGKSTLMNVISKSEVFAENKLFATLDTTVRKVVIQNLPFLLSDTVGFIRKLPTQLVESFKSTLDEVREADLLLHVVDISHANFEEHIDSVNKILGEIDSSDKPTIMVFNKIDAYEPEPIDEDDLETERNEKHYTLAEWKKTWMNKVGNNALFISALNKQNLEDFKKRVYDEVREIHVTRFPYNHFLYPDYEEES